A genomic segment from Corylus avellana chromosome ca5, CavTom2PMs-1.0 encodes:
- the LOC132182000 gene encoding pectinesterase inhibitor 4-like, whose product MASSYEFLMIIFTLVFISTLQAAAIAATSSSQTYKTYIEKACNSTTYPELCNSSLSPYASKIKGNPQKLCKAALSIAIKATHNASSTISKLLKQKGLTSFETSILEDCVTNTKDSIDELKQSLNATRHLNGSDKESQVENMKTWVSAALTDDDTCTDGFDDGQGQVSETLKNRINDIILKIARLTSNALSLINTLKF is encoded by the coding sequence ATGGCGTCGTCGTACGAGTTTCTCATGATTATTTTCACCCTTGTATTCATCTCAACGCTTCAAGCAGCAGCCATAGCCGCCACTTCTTCAAGCCAAACCTACAAAACATATATTGAAAAAGCTTGCAACTCAACCACGTATCCAGAATTATGCAACTCCTCCCTCTCCCCCTACGCCTCCAAAATCAAAGGAAACCCCCAGAAACTCTGCAAAGCCGCCCTCTCCATCGCCATAAAAGCCACACACAATGCATCCTCCACAATCTCAAAGCTTTTGAAGCAGAAGGGGTTGACGAGTTTTGAAACTTCAATCCTTGAGGACTGCGTCACGAACACCAAAGACTCCATTGATGAGCTCAAGCAATCACTGAATGCCACGCGCCATTTGAATGGCTCCGATAAGGAATCGCAGGTGGAGAATATGAAGACGTGGGTGAGCGCCGCCTTGACGGACGACGATACGTGCACGGATGGGTTTGACGATGGCCAAGGTCAGGTAAGCGAGACATTGAAGAACAGGATCAACGATATTATATTGAAGATTGCTAGGTTGACTAGCAATGCTTTGTCTCTCATCAACACACTCAAGTTCTAA